From the Candidatus Krumholzibacteriia bacterium genome, the window GTCGCCCTCGGCGCGGATCGCCTCGAGCGTGGCGGCCGCGGTGAGTTCGGTGACGTCGCCCGAGCGTACCTCGGACTCGAGCCAGCGCAGGAAGCGCACCATGGCCACGCCGTCGCGCACGTGGGCGGCGCGCATGCCCTCCTGCTCGGTGGCGTTCTTGCGCGCCTTCATGGCCGCGATCGGACTCGCGGTCACGTGCAGCGACGCCCCACGCAGGCGATCCACGACCCAGCGACTGGTGCCGTCGCCGTCGACCCACACGCGACGCCGCGCGCGCCCGAGTTCACGTAGAGCGGCCCCGGTCTCGCGATACGGACGCACGGCGACGTGGCGACCCAGGTGGCGCTCGACCTCGGGCGTGACCTTCACCGGGTCGACGAAGAGCGTGGCCGCGTCGCGCTCGACGATCAGATACGCGATGGCCACGGGATTGAAGTCGACGTCGCGGCCGCGGAGGTTCGTGGTCCACATGATCGCGTCGAGCGCGGTGACCACGAGCGCGTCGACGTCGGCGTCGACCATCGCCGCGCGCACGCGCTTCAGCTTGCCGGCCAGGCCCTCGCCCGCGAAGCGTGTGGGCTGCACCCGCAACGGCGTGCGCGGCAGCCGGGGCTGGAACTTCCACACCCGATCGATCAGGTTCGTCGCGATCGGCTTCAGGCGTGCTCCTCGTTCCGCGAGCGCCTCCCCCAGCGACCGGGCCCGCTGCATCGACACCACGCGCGGATCGACCCCGACCCGATCGCCGTCGGAAGCACGACCCACCAGGAAACGCTGGATCGATGGCACTCCGGGCATTCCCATGCGGAACAGGTGCACGCCGGTGCCGCGCAGTTGCCGTTCGGCCTGCAGGAAATAGCGGCCGTCGGTCCACAGACCCGCGCCGTCGAGCGTGATCACCGCATCGCCCGCCGATCCGGTGAAGCCGGTGACGAAGTCGCGTCGCTTCCAGTGATCGGGCAGGTACTCGCTGTGGTGCGGATCGGTGCCGGGCACCAGATAGGCGTCGATCCCCTTCGCGCGCATCTGCTCGCGCACGGCCTCGATGCGTTCACGGATCTCCATGGACCGACTCCTCCCGGTGGTGGGTGCCGGCGGAGTCTATCGGGCGGCCGCAGCCGCAACAAGCACGCTCACGCGGGGAGGACTTCGTCGCCCCGCGATCGGATGCGCTGCCTGCGTTCCAGGGAGGCGAGGATCGACTGCACACTGCGCGCAGCGAGCTCGTGCATGGAGTCGGGCACGTCGACGTAGACCCGTCGGGTGATGGTGTCGACGGTGCGGGCGCCCTGGACCACCGCCTCGAGCACGGCCCGTTCCCGCTCGCGTCGGTGCGCGATCTGATCGGCCAGGACCTTCGTCCCCCGCGCGTCGGCCGGACCGTGCGCGGGGAAGACGACCTGTACGTCGAGCTCCGCGAGGCGCTCGAGACCGCTCATGTACGAATCCAGATTCCCGTCGGCGGGATCGATCAGGATCGACGACACCGTGCTCACCATGTCACCGGCGATCAACGACCCGTAGCGATCCTCGAAGAAACAGAGGTGACCCGGTGCGTGGCCGGGCGTGAAGTGACACTCCAGCCACCAGTCACCGCGACCGTCGGGTCCGTGCCCGAGCTCGAGCCGTTCACCGTCGGCGAGTGTCCGGTCGACCGCGAAGTC encodes:
- a CDS encoding aminopeptidase P family protein, yielding MEIRERIEAVREQMRAKGIDAYLVPGTDPHHSEYLPDHWKRRDFVTGFTGSAGDAVITLDGAGLWTDGRYFLQAERQLRGTGVHLFRMGMPGVPSIQRFLVGRASDGDRVGVDPRVVSMQRARSLGEALAERGARLKPIATNLIDRVWKFQPRLPRTPLRVQPTRFAGEGLAGKLKRVRAAMVDADVDALVVTALDAIMWTTNLRGRDVDFNPVAIAYLIVERDAATLFVDPVKVTPEVERHLGRHVAVRPYRETGAALRELGRARRRVWVDGDGTSRWVVDRLRGASLHVTASPIAAMKARKNATEQEGMRAAHVRDGVAMVRFLRWLESEVRSGDVTELTAAATLEAIRAEGDHYQGPSFRTISGYAEHGAIIHYSVDESTDVVLEPRGIYLVDSGAQYTDGTTDITRTLCLGGRPTAAQKEQYTRVLMGHVELATACFPAGTRGLRLDTLARMHLWRAGLDYRHGTGHGVGAHLNVHEGPQSISPRCSGAALEAGNVLSNEPGYYEDGSHGIRIENLVLVVEDPDHSTPREAWLRFETLSLCPIDLRLVKPSLLSDAHRKWVDAYHRRVQRELSPHLDRADRAWLKEKCRRIGS